The Streptomyces rubrogriseus genomic sequence CCGGAGGAGGAGGGGGCGATGGAGTAGACGTTCAGGCCGCGGTACGAGGTCTTCGTGGGCGCCTGGAGCTTGGCCTCGTAGGCGGCGAGGTCCTTGGTGGACAGGTCGCCGGGGCGGGCGTTCCAGCCGGAGTCCGGGTCGACGGGCGGCTTGTTGACGGTGTCGACGATGTCCTCGCCCAGCGCGCCGTGGTAGATCGCGCCGACGCCCTTGCGGCCCAGCTCCCGGTACGTGCGGGCCAGGTCGGGGTTCTTGAACGTCGAGCCCACGACCGGGAGTTCGCCGCCCGGCAGGAACAGCTCGGCGGTGTCCGGGAAGTAGCGGAAGCGCTGCTCGTTGGAGGCGGTCTGGGAGCGGAAGGTCTCGTCGACGGTGAAGCCGTGCCGGGCCAGTCGCTCGGCGGGCTTCAGCACGGACGACAGCTTCCGGCTGCCCCACCGGTCCAGGGCGGTCTGCCAGGTGGCCGGGGTGCCCGGCGTGCCCACGGCCAGGCCGCTGGTGACGGCGTCGGCGAAGGCGAGCGGCTTGCCGTCCTGCGTGAAGAGCTTCTCGTCGGCGGTGAGCGGCGCGGTCTCGCGGCCGTCGATGGTGCGCACGGTGCGGGACTCGGCGTCGTAGTAGACGAAGTAGCCGCCGCCCCCGACCCCGGCGGAATACGGCTCGGTGACGCCCAGTGCCGCGGCGGTGGCGACCGCCGCGTCGACGGCGTTGCCGCCCTTGCGGAGCACCTCGATACCGGCGGCGGAGGCGTCCCGGTCGACGCTGGAGACCGCGCCGCCGTACCCGACGGCGACCGGGGTCTTCGGGGCGGGCCGGTGCTGGGCCGTGGGCGGCGCGGCCGCTCCCACCGACACCACCACGGCGGCCGAGACCGCCAGGACCGTCAGATTCCGTGCGACAGGGCGACGCATCCGCACCTCCAGGGAAAGGCCGTTCGGGCAGCTTAGTTGATCGCCATGGCCGCGTCAGGAGCACCCGACGAGCCCGGGTGCGCCCGGGCCCCCGCGCCCCGTCGAACACAGGTACGCCGACGCCCGCTAGCATGCGCGCCCATGACTGACGACGTACGCAACATCGTCCTGGGTGTGCTCGCGGCGGGCATCAGCGCCACGCTGGGCTGGCTCGCCCGCACCTACCTGTGGAAGCGCAGGCTCCGGCGGAAGCAGGCGTTCCTCGGGCTGCCGGGCGGTTCCGAGTCGCTGCTCGTCGTCAACCGGGACCCGGCCGCCTCCGAACCGGCGGTCCACCGCTTCGACGTCTTCGCGCTGCTGGAACTCGCCGCACTGGTCAAGGACTGCGGCGCGCACGTCCAGGTGGTCACCCAGGACATGGTCGGCCAGGGCTTCGGCGAACGTACGGAGTTCTGCGTGGGCGGCCCCGGCTCGAACCGGCGCATGGTCGCCCACATGGCGGCGATGCTGCCCGGGGTGCGGATGAACGTCGACCCGGAGCCCGGTCCCGACCGGGGCGCCTTCCAGATCGGCAGCGAGCGCTACCGGCTGGAGGCGGGTGTCACGGAGTACGTGCTGCTGGCCCGCCTCACCGCCGGGGACCGGCGCGAGGCCCGGCCCGCCTTCCTCTTCTGCGGCCAGCGCGCGATCACCAACCAGGCCGCCACCCGCTACCTCGCCCGGCACCACGAGAAGCTGGCCCGCAAGCACGGCAACAACTCCTTCGTGCTGCTGCTCAAGGTCGTCAACTCACAGGCGTACGGCCCGGACGTGGTCGAGCTGGTCGGCGACGTCACCCGGGCGGCGACCACTCCCCTCCCCACCCCGGCACCCGCCTCCCGCAACTCCCACCGGGCCTGAGCACCGCTCCGGGTCGGTCGCCCGCGGTGCCGGGCGCACGCCCGCCGTCGCGGTCGCGGTCACGGCAGGTGTCGGACGATGTCGGCCACGGCCTGTGGCTGCGACAGGAACGGGTGGTGGCCCGCTTCCACCTCGACGGCCCGGTCCGCACGGCGGGAGAACTCACGCTGCGCGGCCACGGGGGTGCCGCGGTCCTCGGTGCACACCACGTACGTCGTGAGCACGTCGTGCCACGCCGCCGCCCGAACGGGCTGCTGCGTCACGGTCAGCGTCTGCCGGACCAGACGGGCCGCCGCGTCGCGGGCGAGGTCCGGCGGGCAGTCCTGCGCGAACGTCTCGGCGAACAGCTCCGGCCGGGCGCCGAACGTGCCGCCCTCGGGATCGAAGTCCAGGAACGGCGGCGGCGCGTCGGCTCCGAACGTCGACAGCGACTCGCCGGGCTCGGGCAGGTAGCTCGACACCAGCACCATGTGGCGCACCGCCGCCACGCCCGCGGCCGCCTCTGCGGCGACGATTCCGCCGTAGCTGTGGGCCACCACCACGATCGGCTCGTCCGACACGGTGAGGTCCGCGCGCACCGCGGCGACGTCCTCGGCGAGCCCGGGTCCCTGCGGACCGGCCGGCCGGTCGCCCTCGCCGCAGCTCGGCAGCGCCGGGGCGGTGCTGCCGATACCGTGCCCGCGCAGGGCCGAGGCGGCCAGGTGCCACCACCACGACCCGTCACGGACACAGGCCCCGTGCACGAACACAACGCGCATTACTTCCTCCTCGAAATCCGGACGCCAAGCCCTCCGGTCAACGGTAGACGTAGCCGTGGTTACGTGAAAAAGTGCGGCGATGGGTCGACACAAGCAGCCCGAGATCCGCGACCGCATCCTCGACGCCTGCGTCGACCACGCGCTCGCGCACGGGCTTCCCAACCGCCTGGAGCCGTTCGCGGCCGCGTCCGGCACGTCGGCCCGGATGCTCATCTACCACTTCGGGACCCGGGACGCGTTGCTGCGGGAGACCCTGCGGCGGGCACGGCGACGTCAGCGCGACTTCTTCGGCGAACTGGTCTCCCCCCGGCCCGACGAGCCCTACCCGAGCACGCTGCGCCGAGCCTGGCGGGTCATGACCGGCCCGGCCGGCCGGCCCTACCTCACCATGTTCGGCAGACTCCGCGAGGATGCCGAGCAGCGGTTGTGGCCGGACTTCCGCCGCGAGTCCACCACGGACTGGCTGCGGCCGTTCGAGGAGGGCATGCGCAGTGTCGGCCGTCCCGAACTCGCCACGCTCGTACTGGCGGTCGTCCGCGGCCTCATCATGGACATCGAGACCACGGGCGACGTGGCGAGAGCCGACCGGGCCTTCGAGGACTTTCTCGCCGCACTCGTTCTCGTCACCGGGACTCGGGCCCGCGACGCCGTGGGTGAGTCCTGAGCGACTGGCGACGTCTCCCGGGCGGCGCGCCCGTGACGGTCAGGACCGGCGTGCCGCCGGGCCGTCGACCGCCGCCGTACTGGCGCGCACGACCAGCACGGGTTCGACGGAGGCGGGCTCGGGGGCCGCGTCCGGGTCCGCGATGTGCCGCAGCAGGTGGGCGACCGCGAGGGCTCCCATCTCGGCGAACGGCTGGGCCACCGTGGTCAGTGAGGGCGAGCAGTACTCGGCGAGCGCGATGTCGTCGACCCCGACGACGGAGATGTCCCGCGGCACCCCGCGGCCGAGTTCGTGCAGGGCCCGGATCACTCCGAAGGCCATCTCGTCGCTGGCCACGAACACTGCGGTGACGTCGGGGATCTTGCCCAGGACCAGGCCGTTGCGGTATCCGGAGGCGGGTGTCCAGTCCCCCTCCAGCACCGGTGGCACGGACAGTCCCGCCTCCTCGAGGGTGTCGCGCCAGCCGGCGCGGCGACTGGCCGCGTCGAGCCATTCCTGGGGGCCCGACACGTGCCAGACGGTCTCGTGGCCCAGCTCGATCAGGTGCCGGGTCGCGAGCCTTGCCGCCAGGGCCTGGTCGACGGCGACGATCTCGGTGGCCGGTGTCCTCGACCCGTCGACGGTGACGGTCGGCACCGAGCGGGTGAGCCGCTCGATCCTGGGGCTCACGTGCACCAGCGGCACCGAGAGGATGACCCCCTCGACGTCCTGCTCCGCCAGCCGGGACAGCGCGCTCTCGATCGCCGCGGTGTCCAGGGACGCCGTGGCGGCGGTGCTGACCGCGTACCCGGCCTCGCGCGCCGCGGCCTCGATGCCGAAGACGAGGTTCGCGCGGGAGTAGAAGGTGGTCCGCAGCGTGACGACGCCGATCGTCCGGCTGCGCCCCGAGGACAGCATCCGCGCCGCGTTGTTCTTGCGGTAGCCCAGCTCCTCGACCGCGGCGAGCACCTTGGCACGGGTGGTGTGCTGGACGTTGGGATGGCCGGCCAGCGTACGGGAGACCGTCTGGGCGGATACCCCGGCGAGCCGGGCCACGTCGGCCATGCCGGGCTGCCGGGCGGCACCGTCGTCGGCCGTCCGCCTGCTCACGGGCGCCCCGTCGGCGGCCGGCGTCTCCGATGACATCGCTCGCCTCTCCACAAAAACGGCGGCTCCGGCCGCCGTCGCAGGTAATGGTCCGCCTCGGAGTCTAGCCAGGCGCGACCCATTGGCATCGATAACATCACCGGCCGGCACTCGCTGAAGTCCCACGCCGAGAACACCGGGCTGGTCCACCGCACGACCCCCGCCACCGTGCCCTCGCTTCACCGCCCTCGACGCGCTCAACGGGCAGCCCTACGCGGCCGCCGCGGAGATGCGCGTGTACGGCGTGCCCGTGGACCTCCCCACGGGCTACCCGCCGGGCGAACGCCCCGCCGACGCCCGATGAGACACCGCCGGGTGCGGCCCGTCCCTCCCCAGGGGCGGGCCGCACCCGGCCGTCGGCTGCCCTGGGCGTCAGTCGAAGGTCTCGACGTACTCCTCCGACGGGCCGAGGTCGGGGCCCTCGCGCAGGGTGACGCGGTCGCCGAGGCGTTCGAGTTCCAGCACGGTGAGGGTGTTGTCGCCGGGGCGCAGCAGCGGACCGGGCAGGTAGAGCGTGCTCTGGGGGCCGATCTCCCAGTAGCGGCCGAGCAGGGTGTCGTTGACCCAGAGGAAGCCCTTGCCGAACCCGGGCAGGGCGACGAAGGCGTCCGCGGGCTCGGCCACCGGCAGGACGGCGGTGGCGAACCCGGCCCGGCCGTCCGAGGGGGCCGCCGCCGCGGCGCGTGCCGTGTCCCGCCCCGTCCACGCGTCGAGCGGCAGCGGACGCATCGTCCAGCCGTGCACCAGCCGGCGCTCCACCCGCACCCCGCCGAGGATGCCCTTGCCCTGGCCGAGCAGCGGGCCGTAGTTGATCCGTCCCTGGTTCTCCACCAGCAGCGCCAGCCGGACCCGTGCTCCGGTGCCGGTGACGGTGAACGAGGCGCTCTCGCGGTCCAGTACGGCGACGGGTGTGTCGTCGAGGAAGACCTGGGCGCGGTCGTGCAGCCCCGTGACGGTCACCTCGTGCTCCCCCGGCGGCAGCAGCGGCTCGGCCTCGTAGAGGACCAGGCCGGAGGCCAGGGACAGTTCCTCGAAGCTCAGCGGCAGCGGTGCGCTCACGGGCTCGGCCGTCGCCCGCAGGGCGTCGAGCAGGGCCGCCTGCCCGACGACCGGCAGGTCGCGGGGTGCCAGCAGCGGTGGGTCGGCGGGCAGCGGGCGCCGGGCAGCGGCGGGGTCGAGCGCGGTCAGCCTGTCCCGCAGGGCGAAGAACTTCGGGGTCAGGGCGCCGTTCTCGGCGATGGGGGCGTCCGAGTCGTAGCTGGTGACGGTGGGGCGGATGGTGCCGCCCTCGTGGTTGGCGCCCGCCCACAGTCCGAAGTTGGTGCCGCCGTGCGCCATGTAGAGGCTCACGGAGCCGCCCTCGTCGAGGATGCCGCCGAGGTCCTCGGCCGCGCTCGGGGCCGGCCGGACGTGGTGCTTGTCGCCCCAGTGGTCGAACCAGCCGTTCCAGAACTCGGCGCAGAAGAAGGGCTCTCCGGGCCGGCGGGAGCGCAGCAGCGCCGCGGCCCGGTCGGGGCGTGAGCCGAAGGTCGCCGCGGCCAGTTCGCCGGGCAGGGCACCGCCGTCCTGCATCAGCGGGGTCGGTCCGTCCGCGGTGTAGAGCAGTTCGGTGATGCCCCGGGCGACGAGGGCGTCCCGGATGTGGCGGACGTACGCGCGGTCGTCGCCGTAGCTGCCGTACTCGTTCTCGATCTGCACGGCCACGACCGGTCCGCCCCGGCCGGCCTGGAGTTCCGCGAGCCGCGGGACGAGCGCGTCGAACCAGCGGTCGACCGCTTCGAGGTAGGGGCCGTGGGAGGTGCGCAGCCGCATGCCGGGAGTGCCGGTCAGCCAGGCGGGCAGACCGCCGTTGTCCCACTCGGCGCAGATGTAGGGACCCGGCCGCACGACGACGTCCAGCCCCTCTTCCTGGGCGAGCCGGATGAACCGGGGCAGGTCGCGCGGGCCGTCGAAGCGGATGTCGCCCGCGGTGCGCTCGTGGAAGTTCCAGGGGACGTAGGTGTCGACCGCGTTCAGGCCGAGGGCGGCCAGCCGCCGGAGCCGGTCGGCCCAGTGCCCGGGGTGGACCCGGAAGTAGTGCAGCGAGCCCGCCAGCAGGCGGTGCGGGCGCCCGTTCCGCAGGAGGGTGCCGTCGGCGTAGGTGAGGGTGGATCGCTGCACGGTTTCCTCCTTGACCGTCGATAGCTGTGACTATGGCAGATGATGTTATCGATGCCAATCCTCCCCTGATGCGGTCAGCAAGGCGGCATCGAGGGTGGCCGGGAGGACTCTGGCATCGCTATCAGGATCCCCACGGCACACTCTCGATCTCCGGCACTTCAACCTCTCGATCGGGAACTTCCGTACAACACAAGGGCGTTGAGGCCGTTGCGGGGCTGAAGAGGAGTGGACATGACACGGGAGCGCGCGCGGGATCCGTGGCGGCTGCTGCTGATCGAGGACGACCGGGAACTGGTCCTCATGCTTTCCGACGTACTGCGGGACGAGGGTTACGCGGTCGATGTGGCGACCGACGGCCAACGGGGCCTGCACCTCGGCCTCACCCGGCGCTACGACGTGTTCGTCGTCGACCGGCGGCTACCGGTGCTGGACGGCCTCGACCTGCTGGGCCGGCTGCGCACCCGCGCGGTCCGCACCCCGGCACTGATGCTGACCGCGATGGGCACCGTGCACGACCGGGTCGACGGCCTGGACGCCGGCGCCGACGACTACCTGGTGAAACCGTTCGAGCTGGACGAACTGGGCGCCAGACTACGGGCGTTGTGCCGGCGTTCCCTGGAGGGCGGTGACGTCCTGCGGATCGGTGCGGGCCGTCTGCACGTCGGGCGGCGCGAGGTGGAGTCCGCGGACGGCGAGCGGATCGCGCTCGCCGCACGGGAGTTCGCCCTGCTGTGGGTGCTGGCCTCGCACCCCGACGCCGTCCACACCCGGGCGGAGCTGCGCCGGCTGGTGTTCGAGGAGGCACCCGCCTCCTCCATCGTCGACACCTACGTCTACTACCTGCGCCGCAAGCTCGGCCGGCAGGTGGTGCGCACGGTGCACGGACTGGGCTACCGCCTGGGGGCGTTGTGAGCGCGTCGGCGTCCGGGGAGCGGGCGGCCGTCCACCGGGCCCGCCTGCGCGTCGCCGTGCTGACCGGCGTGATCATCACCCTGCTGGTCACCGTCGTCGGCGGGATCGCCGACACCGTCATGACGCGGGCGCAGAGCGACCAGGTGTGGCGGGAGCTGCGCTACGGCGCGGCGCGCGGCGACCTGTCCAGTCCGCCGGTGTGCACCTGGCTGTTCGCGCGCGGCGCGACGCCGTTGGCCAACGCCCCGGCGGGCTTCCCCGTGGAGAGCGACATGCGGCGGGTCGGCCGGACCCACGAGGCGGTGGAACGCACGGTGCGCCGCGACGACACCCGGTATCTGGTGCGTACGCAGGTCAGGGCGGACGGGAAGGTCGTACAGGCCGTGTTCGACCTCCGGTTCCAGCTGGCCGACCGCCGGCACCTGTGGTTCGCGCTGGGCGTCGCCGAGGTGGTGGGTCTGCTGGCCGCGGCCGTCACCGGGGTGGTCCTGGGGCGGCTCGCCGTGTCCCCGCTGGCCGAGGCGCTCACCCGGCAGCGCCGCTTCGTCACGGACGCCAGCCACGAGCTGCGCACCCCGGTCACCCAGGTGTACACGCGGGCGCAGCTGCTGGCGCGGCAGGCGGCGGCGCAGGACCTGCCCGCCCGGCACCGCGAGGGGCTGACGCGGCTGGTCGGCTCGGCCGGCCGGCTGGGCGAGGTGCTGGACGACCTGCTGTTGTCCGCGAGCCTCGCGGCGGGCCCGGCGCGGCCTTCGGAGCACCGGCCGGTCGACCTGGCGGCGCTGGCCCGTGCGGCGGTCGCGGAGGAGGCGGACCGGGTGCGGGAGGGCGGTCTCACCGTCGCCGTGGACGGACCGCCGCGCCCCTTGTTCGTCGACGGTGTCGAGTCGGCGCTGCGCCGGGCCGTCGGGGAGCTGCTGTCCAACGCCGTCGGACACACGCCGCCGGGCGGGCGGATCGAGGTCGCCCTGGCACGGGTGCGCGGCACGGTCACGCTGACCGTCGCGAACACCGGGAAGGGCTTCGAACCCGCCGAGGCGGAACGCCTCTTCGAACGGTTCCACCGGGGCGGGTCCACCGGCCGGTACGGGCTGGGGCTGGCGCTGCTGCGGGAGGTCGTCACCCACCACGGCGGTACGGTCGCCGCGACCGGGCGTCCCGGACACGGCGCCCGGTTCGTCATCCGGCTCCCCCTGGGCGGTCCCCCGGCCGTCTCCGTCCCGCCGCCCCGGGGCCGGGCGCCCCGCTTCGTGCCGCGCCGGGTCAGGGCCGGGCGTACCTGACCAGCAGGCGGGCGGCGGCCCGCACGTCCGAGTCCAGCGGGCGGTCCGGGTCGACCGGGGGGATCGCGTCGGCGAGAGCCTCCAGGAGGTCCCCGCACCGGGGTGCGGTGGGGCGGCGGGCTCCGACGTGGGCGGCCTGGCGCAGGCCGAGGGCGAGCGACCCGCACAGCAGACCGAGCAGCTCCGCCGTGTCGTGGGCGCGCAGGGCCGCCTGGGTGCCGAACGGGACGACGTCCTGGTTGTGCAGGTTCGTCGGCAGGCTCTGCATGCCGGCCGGGGTCGCGGCGCGGCGGATCTCCGCCACGAACGCGGTGGTGGCCAGCTGCACGCCTTGGAGACCGTGCTGCACCCCGGGCTCGGGGGCGAGCATCGGCGGCAGCCCGCCGTTGCGGGCCGGGTCCACCAGGAGGTCCAGCTGGCGTTCGGCGAGGTTGCCGAGCTGGGCGGCGACGGAGGCGAGCAGGTCGGCGGCGAACGCGGCGGGCTGCCCGAAGAAGTTCCCGCCGTGCACGGCCTTCCCCTCCCCCGCGTCGTCGGTGCCGGAGCCCGTGCCGGGAGCGGGAAAGAACAGCGGGTTGTCGCTGACCCCGGCGAGGTCCGCGGCGACGACGCCGTCGACGTGACGCAGCGCGTCCTCGGCGGCGCCCAGCAGCTGCGGGGCGCAGCGGATGCTGTACGGCTCCTGCAGCGGCCGGGTGCCGGAGGGCGTGCCGCCCGCCAGGGTGCGCCGCATCCGGCCGCCCACGTCGACGGCGCCGGGGTGGCCGTAGGCCCGCAGCAGGTCGGCGTCGAGGAAGCCGGTGTCGCAGCCGAGGAGGTCGGTCAGCAGGCAGCTGAGCGCGGTGAGCGAGCGGTGCGCGGCGCGCACGGCGTCGAGGGCCAGCGCGGTGGCCGCGGTGGTGAGGGAGGTGCCGTTGACCAGGGCGAGCGCGTCGCGTCCGTCGAGGGCGAGGGGGCGCAGTCCGGCGGCGGTCAGCGCGTCGCCGGCCGGCATCCGGTCGCCGTCCAGGTAGGCGTGGCCCCGGCCGCGCAGGGCCTGGGTGGCGTAGGCGAGCGGGATGAGGTCGCCGCTCGCGCCGACGGAGCCGTAGCGGGGGACGGCGGGGGCGAAGGTGGTGGCGAACATCGCCGCGAGCCGGTCGACCACCTCGGCCGACACGCCCGAGAGCCCCTGGGCGAGGGAGCGGGTGCGCAGCAGCAGGGCGGCGCGCACGATCCCGGGCGGGAGGTCCGGTCCCTGGCCCGCGCCGAGGTGCGCCAGGGTGTTGTCGCACTGGTCGGCGTCGTCGGTGCGGCCGGCATAGCCGACGAGGGCGCCGAAGCCGGTGTCGGCGCCGTAGATCCGGCGGTCCGTGCCGCCGGGTCCGTGCCGCAGCGCGTGGAAGAGGCGGCGCCCGCGGTCGAGGCGGGCGCGGGCCTCCTCGTCCACCGTGACGGTGAGGGGCTGCGCCGCGCGGGGCAGGACCGCGGGGTCCAGGGGGCCGGTGAGCGGGACGGTGTCCGTGGGTGTGAGCACACCGGGCAACGTAGGCCGGGGATCTCAGAGCGCTCTGAAATCCCGTGGCTACCTTCCGTGGACATGAGCCACGACTGCCATGACTACCTCATCATCGGAGCGGGCCCCGCCGGCCTGCAACTCGCCTCCTTCCTGGAGCGGGACGGCGCGGACTACGTCGTCCTGGAGCGCGGCGGCGTGCCGGGCGCGTTCTTCACGCGCTTCCCCAGGCACCGCAACCTGATCTCGAACAACAAGGTGCACACCGGGTACGACGACCCGGAGCTGCGGCTGCGGATGGACTGGAACTCGCTGCTGAGCGACGACCCGGAGCTGGTGTTCACCCGCTACAGTCCCCGCTACTTCCCGCCCGCCGACGACCTGGTGCGCTACCTGGCGGACTTCGCCGACCGGACCGGCGTGCGGGTGCGCTACGACACCGCGGTGCGGCACGTCACCCGCGACGCCGAGGGGTTCACCGTCACCGACCGGGGCGGGACGCGGTGGCGGGCGAGGCACCTGGTGGTCGCCACCGGCATGCCGGTGCCGAACCTGCCGTCGATCCCGGGCGTCGAACTGGCCGAGCGCTACGACACGATCGACACCGATCCGGCGGGCTACACCGACCAGCGGGTGCTGATCATCGGGCGGGGCAACTCGGCGTTCGAGACCGCCGAGAACCTGATGGAGAACGCGGCGGTCATCCACGTGGCCGGCTCGGGCTCGCTGCGCATGGCCTGGCGGACGCACTACGTGGGGCACCTGCGGGCGGTCTACAACAACTTCCTGGACAGCTACCAGCTCAAGTCCCAGAACGCCCTCCTGGACGGCCGGGTGCAGGACATCCGGCGGGACGCGGACGGCTACCGGGTCCGGTTCGCCTTCGAGCGCAACGAGGACGTCGTCAAGGACCTGCGCTACGACCGGGTGATCGTGGCGACCGGGTTCCGCTGCGACGTCTCGCTCTTCGACGAGACCTGCACGCCCGACCTGATGGTCGACGGCCGCTTCCCGGAGCTGACGCCCCTGAGCGAGTCGGTCAACGTGCCCGGCCTGTACTTCGCCGGGACGCTGATGCAGGGCCGGGACTTCCGGAAGGCCACGACCGGCTTCATCCACGGCTTCCGCTACATGGTGCGGGCCCTGCACCGGGGACTGCGCCAGCGCCACCACCAGGAGCCGTGGCCCGCGACGGAGTTGGGCGACACCACGGAGCGGGCCGTGGACGCCGTGATCGGCCGGGTCAACCGGTCCTCGGCCCTGTGGCAGCAGTTCGCGGTCCTCGGCGACCTGCTCACGCTCGCCCCGGACGGCACCATGCGCTACGCCGAGGAGGTCCCGGTCGCCCATGTGCCGGACGCCGTCGGCGCGGGGGACTTCGGGGACGTCGAGGCGCACGCCGTGATCACCCTGGAGTACGGCAAGGACCACGACCTCGTCGACCCCTTCGACGTGAGCGCCGGCCGCGGGTCCCAGTACGACGTCTCCGGGCTGGACGGCCGCTATCTGCACCCGGTCGTGCGCTGGTACCGGCAGGGCGCGTTCGTCGCCGAGCACCACCTGGCGGCGAACCTGGAGAACGAGTGGGACAGCGAGGAGTACCACCGCGCCCCGCTGCGGGCGTTCCTCGCCGCCCGGCGCGACGCGGCGGCCCCGGTGGCGCCGTGACCCTCCGCGAGCTGCACGACGCGGCGCGCGCGGTGCTCGACCCGGTCCACTACGACTACGTGGCGGGCGGCGCGGGCGAGGAGCGCGCGCTGGCCGCCAACGCGCGGGCGTTCGACCGGTACGCGCTGCTGCCCCGGGTGCTGAGCGGCGCCACGCGGCGGGAGACGGCCGTGGACCTGCCGGGCGCCCGGGGCGCGGCGCCGGTGGTGGTCGCGCCGACCGCGTTCCACCGGCTGCTGCACCCGGACGGGGAGCGGGCCACGGCGCGGGCCGCCGCGGCCGAGGGCGCCGTCCTGGTGACGGGCGTCGCCGCGACGACGGCGGTGCCGGCCGTCGTCGCGGCGGCCCGCGAGGCGGCGCCGGACCCGGCGGTGTGGTTCCTGCTCTACCCGCACCCGCGCCGGGAGGTCACCGAGGCGCTGGTGCGGCGGGCCGAGGGGGCCGGCTGTACGGCCCTGGTCGTCACCGCCGACTCGCCGCGCTTCGGCCGCCGCACCCGGGACCTGCGCAACGGGTTCGACGACCTGCCGCCCGGCTACGCGGCGGAGAACATGCGCGACCTGCCCGGTACCCCGCCGGGCACCCTCACCGACATCCCGATGCACCCGGCGGCGTCCTGGCGGGACTTCGCCGAGACGGTGGGCGCGACCTCGCTGCCCGTGTGGGTCAAGGGGGTGCTCCACCCGGCGGACGCGCGGCTGGCCGTGGAGCACGGCGCGGCGGGGGTGATCGTCTCCAACCACGGCGGCCGTCAGTGCGACAGCGCCGCGGCGTCCGTCGACTGCCTGCCCGCGGTCG encodes the following:
- a CDS encoding aromatic amino acid ammonia-lyase, which produces MLTPTDTVPLTGPLDPAVLPRAAQPLTVTVDEEARARLDRGRRLFHALRHGPGGTDRRIYGADTGFGALVGYAGRTDDADQCDNTLAHLGAGQGPDLPPGIVRAALLLRTRSLAQGLSGVSAEVVDRLAAMFATTFAPAVPRYGSVGASGDLIPLAYATQALRGRGHAYLDGDRMPAGDALTAAGLRPLALDGRDALALVNGTSLTTAATALALDAVRAAHRSLTALSCLLTDLLGCDTGFLDADLLRAYGHPGAVDVGGRMRRTLAGGTPSGTRPLQEPYSIRCAPQLLGAAEDALRHVDGVVAADLAGVSDNPLFFPAPGTGSGTDDAGEGKAVHGGNFFGQPAAFAADLLASVAAQLGNLAERQLDLLVDPARNGGLPPMLAPEPGVQHGLQGVQLATTAFVAEIRRAATPAGMQSLPTNLHNQDVVPFGTQAALRAHDTAELLGLLCGSLALGLRQAAHVGARRPTAPRCGDLLEALADAIPPVDPDRPLDSDVRAAARLLVRYARP
- a CDS encoding NAD(P)-binding domain-containing protein, giving the protein MSHDCHDYLIIGAGPAGLQLASFLERDGADYVVLERGGVPGAFFTRFPRHRNLISNNKVHTGYDDPELRLRMDWNSLLSDDPELVFTRYSPRYFPPADDLVRYLADFADRTGVRVRYDTAVRHVTRDAEGFTVTDRGGTRWRARHLVVATGMPVPNLPSIPGVELAERYDTIDTDPAGYTDQRVLIIGRGNSAFETAENLMENAAVIHVAGSGSLRMAWRTHYVGHLRAVYNNFLDSYQLKSQNALLDGRVQDIRRDADGYRVRFAFERNEDVVKDLRYDRVIVATGFRCDVSLFDETCTPDLMVDGRFPELTPLSESVNVPGLYFAGTLMQGRDFRKATTGFIHGFRYMVRALHRGLRQRHHQEPWPATELGDTTERAVDAVIGRVNRSSALWQQFAVLGDLLTLAPDGTMRYAEEVPVAHVPDAVGAGDFGDVEAHAVITLEYGKDHDLVDPFDVSAGRGSQYDVSGLDGRYLHPVVRWYRQGAFVAEHHLAANLENEWDSEEYHRAPLRAFLAARRDAAAPVAP
- a CDS encoding alpha-hydroxy acid oxidase; this encodes MTLRELHDAARAVLDPVHYDYVAGGAGEERALAANARAFDRYALLPRVLSGATRRETAVDLPGARGAAPVVVAPTAFHRLLHPDGERATARAAAAEGAVLVTGVAATTAVPAVVAAAREAAPDPAVWFLLYPHPRREVTEALVRRAEGAGCTALVVTADSPRFGRRTRDLRNGFDDLPPGYAAENMRDLPGTPPGTLTDIPMHPAASWRDFAETVGATSLPVWVKGVLHPADARLAVEHGAAGVIVSNHGGRQCDSAAASVDCLPAVVEAVAGAVPVLLDGGVRRGGDVAVALALGAAAVGVGRPVLWGLAAEGEAGVRRVLRTLLDEYDHTLALCGGRRNADLSADMVVRQGAAWPGEAAW